One genomic segment of Macaca fascicularis isolate 582-1 chromosome 19, T2T-MFA8v1.1 includes these proteins:
- the LOC102142193 gene encoding ret finger protein-like 4A, translating into MAEHFKQIIRCPLCLKDLEEAVQLKCGYVCCFQCLNSLQKEPDGEGFLCCLCSVVSQKNDIKPKYKLRALVSIIKELEPKLKSILTMNPKMRKFQVDMTLDVDTANNYLIISEDLRSVRCGNFRQNRKEQAERFDSALCVLGVPRFTSGRHYWEVDVGTSKVWDVGVCKESVNRQGNIILSSELGFWTVGCRKGKIFAASTMPLTPLWVSPQLRRVGIFLDVGMRSISFYNVSDGCHMYTFNKIPVSEPLRPFFSHKLETQDDQSFLSICPVIPPDSASAPVYSGESK; encoded by the exons ATGGCTGAACACTTCAAACAAATCATTAGATGCCCTCTCTGTCTAAAAGATCTTGAAGAAGCCGTGCAGCTGAAATGCGGATATGTCTGCTGCTTCCAATGCCTCAATTCACTCCAGAAGGAGCCCGATGGGGAAGGTTTCCTGTGCTGCCTCTGCTCTGTGGTCTCTCAGAAGAATGACATCAAACCCAAGTATAAGCTGAGGGCGCTGGTTTCCATCATCAAGGAACTAGAGCCCAAGCTGAAATCTATTCTAACAATGAACCCAAAGATGAGGAAGTTTCAAG TGGATATGACCTTGGATGTGGACACAGCCAACAACTATCTTATCATTTCTGAAGACCTGAGGAGCGTCCGATGTGGGAATTTCAGACAGAACAGGAAGGAGCAAGCTGAGAGGTTCGACTCCGCCCTGTGCGTCCTGGGCGTCCCTCGCTTCACTTCCGGCCGCCATTACTGGGAGGTGGACGTGGGCACCAGCAAAGTGTGGGATGTGGGCGTGTGCAAGGAATCTGTGAACCGACAGGGGAACATTATACTTTCTTCAGAACTCGGCTTCTGGACTGTGGGTTGCAGAAAAGGAAAGATCTTTGCCGCCAGCACTATGCCTTTGACCCCTCTCTGGGTGAGTCCCCAGTTGCGCAGAGTGGGGATTTTCCTGGATGTAGGTATGAGGTCCATTTCCTTTTACAATGTTAGTGATGGGTGCCATATGTACACATTCAACAAAATTCCTGTTAGCGAGCCACTGCgtccatttttttctcataaacttGAAACTCAAGATGATCagagcttcctgagtatctgtcCTGTGATCCCCCCAGACAGTGCCAGTGCCCCAGTTTATTCTGGGGAAAGTAAATAA
- the RFPL4A gene encoding ret finger protein-like 4A, which yields MAEHFKQIIRCPVCLKDLEEPVQLKCGYVCCLQCLNALQKEPDGEGLLCRFCSVVSQKNDIKPKYKLRALVSIIKELEPKLKSILTMNPKMRKFQVDMTLDVDTANNYLIISEDLRSFRSGDFSQNRKEQAERFDTALCVLGAPRFTSGRHYWEVDVGTSKVWDVGICKESVNRQGKIVLSSEHGFLTVGCRKGRVFAASSMPMTPLWVGPQLHKVGIFLDVGMRSISFYNISDGCHIYTFNKIPVSEPWRPFFAHKRGTQEDQTFLSICPLINPASASASVYSGESK from the exons ATGGCTGAACACTTCAAACAAATCATTAGATGTCCTGTCTGTCTAAAAGATCTTGAAGAACCCGTGCAGCTGAAATGCGGATATGTCTGCTGCCTCCAATGCCTCAATGCACTGCAGAAGGAGCCCGATGGGGAAGGTTTACTGTGCCGCTTCTGCTCTGTGGTCTCTCAGAAGAATGACATCAAGCCCAAGTACAAGCTGAGGGCGCTGGTTTCCATCATCAAGGAACTAGAGCCCAAGCTGAAATCTATTCTAACAATGAACCCAAAGATGAGGAAGTTTCAAG TGGATATGACCTTGGATGTGGACACAGCCAACAACTATCTTATCATTTCTGAAGACCTGAGGAGCTTCCGAAGTGGGGATTTCAGCCAGAATAGGAAGGAGCAAGCTGAGAGGTTCGACACTGCACTGTGCGTCCTGGGAGCCCCTCGCTTCACTTCCGGCCGCCATTACTGGGAGGTGGACGTGGGCACCAGCAAAGTATGGGATGTGGGCATTTGTAAGGAATCTGTGAACCGACAGGGGAAGATTGTGCTTTCTTCAGAACACGGCTTCTTGACTGTGGGTTGCAGAAAAGGAAGGGTCTTTGCCGCCAGCAGTATGCCTATGACTCCTCTCTGGGTGGGTCCCCAGTTGCACAAAGTGGGGATTTTCCTGGATGTAGGTATGAGGTCCATTTCCTTTTACAATATTAGTGATGGGTGCCATATTTACACATTCAACAAAATTCCTGTTAGCGAGCCATGGCGTCCATTTTTTGCTCATAAACGTGGAACTCAAGAGGATCAGACCTTCCTGAGTATCTGTCCTCTGATCAATCCAGCCAGTGCCAGTGCCTCAGTTTATTCTGGGGAAAGTAAATAA